From a region of the Dictyostelium discoideum AX4 chromosome 2 chromosome, whole genome shotgun sequence genome:
- a CDS encoding hypothetical protein (Group-specific antigen), translating into MMDIKYKGWNKHQPTTGQKLIQKNINHPILPFREARSITTIKGRDLAWRYLLKALSKHHGENCHSCKEEESSMHIFFECKSIKQNIDSIYQKVCKDSNNTYHGPWSEKVLGKLLTPFSSNLIGAIMESIWYRRNQIKFNDNTTIITENQIIHKIKKARDAEWDRTRKIVEKQLRQELRCTDNRESINRTASIKRRLEKFSHNWNSKLMTINIPEHFIPYCSYNTNYS; encoded by the coding sequence ATGATGGATATCAAATACAAGGGATGGAACAAACACCAGCCAACAACAGGTCAAAAACTGATTCAAAAGAACATTAATCACCCAATTCTACCATTTAGAGAAGCCAGATCAATCACAACTATCAAAGGAAGAGACTTAGCATGGAGATATCTACTCAAGGCACTTTCAAAACACCATGGGGAGAATTGCCACTCATGTAAAGAAGAAGAATCGTCTATGCACATCTTCTTCGAATGCAAATCAATAAAACAGAATATCGACTCAATCTATCAAAAGGTCTGTAAAGACTCCAACAACACTTACCACGGTCCATGGAGCGAAAAAGTTCTCGGAAAACTACTCACACCATTCTCATCAAATCTGATAGGAGCCATTATGGAATCGATATGGTACAgaagaaatcaaataaaattcaacGATAACACTACAATAATAACAGAGAACCAAATAAttcataaaatcaaaaaagcgAGAGATGCCGAATGGGATAGAACAAGAAAGATAGTAGAAAAACAACTACGTCAAGAACTAAGATGCACTGATAACCGAGAGTCAATCAATCGGACCGCATCAATAAAAAGAAGACTCGAAAAATTCAGCCACAACTGGAACTCGAAACTCATGACCATAAACATCCCGGAACACTTCATACCATACTGCTCATATAACACCAACTactcataa